In Streptomyces canus, one DNA window encodes the following:
- a CDS encoding cytochrome P450, whose protein sequence is MTASIRIGASATHTFDESWATDPALSTAHYRKVVGKPMSSTQLTSVADLPAIEDFITFDNFSRNFVKAAWELRGREGTDFLRGPMNSLVVLRNKDARTLAANPALGNVPADIVLWMATEADLGSGPVTKPDPEQTEGYGRFLRNQVFTSNPPLHQPYRNLLVRQLLPRNILRFAPAAARLAQELVEECAGRDRTDFSREFAGRFVTRFWAEQLGLSSDQAAHVQHLMEEMSLTFLLTRTPEQSQRLFSAAATYMDVVGEAVRKAWSDGGNALLDDMAAELTTIDMEGKPEDIGSLVASNFFDGFHTIGVAIENVVFRMLSDGTALEQVRADPALVTSAFYEGTRLESPLMLSQRLTLQDVEYNGVSVPAGTPVLMMWAAANRDPEVFDDPDSYRLTRQIQHGATFGGGAHLCPGRNVARMLTEIAVTALTAPDVDIALVGDDHEWAAHSMMRQLTALPVTIRRVHR, encoded by the coding sequence GTGACCGCCTCGATCCGGATCGGCGCTTCGGCAACGCATACCTTCGACGAGTCCTGGGCGACTGACCCGGCCCTGTCCACAGCTCATTACCGAAAGGTGGTAGGTAAACCCATGTCCTCCACACAGCTGACTTCGGTGGCAGATCTACCCGCCATTGAGGACTTCATCACATTCGACAATTTCTCACGCAACTTCGTTAAAGCGGCATGGGAGTTGCGGGGCCGAGAAGGAACCGACTTTCTCCGGGGCCCGATGAACAGTCTCGTCGTGCTCCGTAACAAAGACGCCAGAACGCTCGCGGCGAATCCGGCGTTGGGCAACGTGCCCGCGGACATCGTCCTGTGGATGGCCACCGAAGCGGATCTCGGCTCCGGGCCCGTGACCAAACCGGATCCCGAACAGACCGAAGGGTACGGCAGGTTCCTGCGGAACCAGGTGTTCACCTCCAACCCTCCGCTGCATCAGCCGTACCGTAATCTCCTGGTCCGGCAACTGCTGCCCCGGAACATCCTCCGTTTCGCTCCCGCCGCCGCACGCCTCGCACAGGAACTTGTCGAGGAGTGCGCCGGGCGCGACCGGACCGACTTCTCCCGGGAGTTCGCCGGGCGGTTCGTCACCCGCTTCTGGGCCGAGCAACTCGGGCTGAGCAGCGACCAGGCGGCGCACGTCCAGCACCTCATGGAGGAGATGAGCCTGACGTTCCTGCTCACCCGCACGCCCGAGCAGTCGCAGCGCCTGTTCTCTGCTGCGGCGACGTACATGGACGTGGTCGGAGAAGCCGTTCGGAAGGCCTGGTCGGACGGAGGCAACGCGCTTCTCGACGACATGGCGGCCGAACTCACCACGATCGACATGGAGGGCAAGCCGGAGGACATCGGCTCGTTGGTGGCCTCGAACTTCTTCGACGGCTTCCACACGATCGGTGTGGCGATCGAGAACGTGGTCTTCCGGATGCTGAGCGACGGGACGGCCCTGGAACAGGTCCGTGCTGACCCGGCGTTGGTCACCAGTGCCTTCTACGAGGGCACACGTCTGGAGTCCCCGCTGATGCTCAGTCAGCGACTGACGCTGCAGGACGTCGAGTACAACGGCGTCTCCGTCCCCGCCGGCACACCGGTCCTCATGATGTGGGCCGCGGCCAATCGCGATCCCGAGGTCTTCGACGACCCCGACAGCTACCGGCTGACCCGGCAGATCCAGCACGGCGCGACCTTCGGCGGCGGTGCCCATCTGTGCCCAGGCAGGAACGTGGCCCGGATGCTCACCGAGATCGCCGTGACCGCCCTGACCGCGCCCGATGTCGATATCGCACTGGTCGGGGACGATCACGAATGGGCGGCCCACTCCATGATGCGGCAGCTGACGGCGTTGCCGGTCACCATCCGACGGGTGCACCGGTGA
- a CDS encoding D-arabinono-1,4-lactone oxidase, with protein sequence MATTRYSAHTGKNRANRSVWRNWAGNVTARPVRDVAPASVDELCAVVREAAEDGLPVKPVGSGHSFTAAAATEGVLIRPDRLTGIRAIDREAGTVTVEAGTRLRDLNVALAREGLSLTNMGDIMEQTVAGATSTGTHGTGRSSAAIAAQIRGLELVTADGSLLTCSEKENPDVFAAARIGLGALGVVSAITFAVEPLFLLTAQDEPMTFDTVTATYDELHAANDHFEFYWFPHTGNCNTLRNNRSTGPLAPMGRFRGWFEDEFLSNGVFQAANSLGRAVPAAVPAIARVSSRALSARTYTDIPYKVFTSPRRVKMIEMEYALPREALIGALRELKAMVDRSDLRISFPVEVRTAPADDITLSTASGRESGYIAVHTYPGMPFREYFAAAERIFTAHGGRPHWGKLHTRDADYFAAAYPRFGEFTALRDRLDPDRRFGNAYLRRVLGD encoded by the coding sequence GTGGCAACGACCCGCTACAGCGCGCACACGGGCAAGAACCGCGCGAACAGGAGTGTGTGGCGGAACTGGGCCGGGAACGTCACGGCCCGCCCAGTGAGGGACGTCGCACCCGCCTCGGTCGATGAGCTCTGCGCCGTTGTGCGCGAGGCGGCCGAGGACGGCCTGCCGGTGAAGCCCGTCGGCAGCGGCCACTCGTTCACCGCCGCTGCCGCGACCGAGGGCGTGCTGATACGGCCTGACCGCCTGACCGGCATTCGCGCCATCGACCGGGAGGCCGGAACCGTGACCGTGGAAGCGGGCACACGCCTCAGGGACCTGAACGTCGCCCTGGCCCGGGAAGGCCTGTCACTCACCAACATGGGCGACATCATGGAGCAGACCGTCGCCGGCGCGACCAGTACGGGCACCCATGGCACGGGCCGCAGCTCGGCAGCGATCGCGGCCCAGATACGCGGCCTTGAACTGGTGACGGCGGACGGCTCGTTGCTCACCTGCTCCGAGAAGGAGAACCCGGACGTGTTCGCCGCTGCACGCATCGGGCTGGGCGCGCTCGGGGTTGTCAGTGCCATCACGTTCGCCGTGGAACCACTGTTCCTTCTCACCGCGCAGGACGAACCGATGACGTTCGACACGGTCACCGCGACCTACGACGAACTCCACGCGGCCAACGATCACTTCGAATTCTACTGGTTCCCGCACACCGGAAACTGCAACACCCTGCGAAACAACCGCAGCACAGGTCCGCTCGCCCCGATGGGCCGGTTCAGAGGCTGGTTCGAGGACGAGTTTCTCTCCAACGGTGTTTTCCAGGCAGCCAACTCGCTTGGACGTGCCGTGCCGGCCGCCGTCCCGGCCATAGCGAGGGTGTCGAGCCGGGCTCTTTCCGCCCGCACCTACACGGACATCCCGTACAAGGTCTTCACATCCCCCCGCCGGGTGAAGATGATCGAGATGGAGTACGCCCTCCCGCGCGAGGCACTGATCGGCGCCCTGCGCGAGTTGAAGGCCATGGTTGACCGTTCGGATCTGCGGATCAGCTTTCCCGTCGAAGTGCGTACGGCACCCGCGGACGACATCACCCTCTCCACGGCGTCGGGCCGTGAGAGCGGATACATCGCCGTCCACACCTACCCGGGCATGCCCTTCCGTGAGTACTTCGCCGCGGCGGAGCGCATCTTCACCGCGCACGGCGGACGCCCGCACTGGGGCAAGCTGCACACACGTGACGCCGACTACTTCGCGGCGGCGTATCCACGCTTCGGTGAATTCACCGCACTGCGTGACCGCCTCGATCCGGATCGGCGCTTCGGCAACGCATACCTTCGACGAGTCCTGGGCGACTGA
- a CDS encoding MFS transporter, which translates to MLPDVNSPAPALASPLGPATGQGPAAPVSRRWTSLYGLVWFGFWMANLVPLQLLLPQQLEAIDPASKVYDFAIVNGVSGLVALVALPLCGALCDRSRSRFGRRRLWLTAGAVAFAVGLIVTGAQTTVTGVVVAWAAGMIGLSAATAGLTAIIADRVPEDQRGMISSAIYGPQALGVVVGIALVSAFGLSPMSGFAVIAVLLIVCLVPFLAAHRDIAFNAEAPLSIGELLVSMGSSLRNREFAWAFGGRLLVNLANSLGTCYTLYFLTDDLKVTDPAGSLLVCTVLYLLAGLVATAAAGVLSDRLGRRRIFVALAALLQAASGFLLASAPSLTVMMVASALMGGGFGAYMAVDQALITQVLPDAESRAKDLGIMNIGSVVPPAIAPLIAGAIISSQHGYPLLFALVGAAAAVGALLVYRIRSVR; encoded by the coding sequence ATGCTCCCCGACGTCAACTCACCCGCTCCTGCCCTTGCAAGCCCCCTCGGCCCGGCCACCGGCCAAGGACCGGCCGCGCCCGTCTCGCGCCGCTGGACCAGTCTGTACGGTCTGGTGTGGTTCGGCTTCTGGATGGCCAACCTCGTCCCCCTCCAGCTGCTGCTCCCCCAGCAGCTGGAAGCGATCGATCCGGCCTCTAAGGTCTACGACTTCGCCATCGTCAACGGTGTCTCCGGGCTGGTCGCACTCGTCGCCCTGCCCCTGTGCGGCGCCCTGTGCGACCGTTCCCGCAGCCGCTTCGGCCGGCGCAGACTCTGGCTCACGGCGGGCGCTGTCGCCTTCGCCGTCGGGCTGATCGTCACCGGCGCGCAGACCACCGTGACCGGTGTGGTCGTGGCGTGGGCGGCCGGCATGATCGGTCTCAGCGCAGCCACCGCCGGGCTCACCGCCATCATCGCCGACCGCGTTCCCGAAGACCAACGCGGCATGATCTCCAGCGCCATCTACGGTCCCCAGGCCCTCGGCGTGGTCGTCGGCATCGCCCTCGTGTCGGCTTTCGGACTCTCCCCCATGTCCGGGTTCGCCGTCATCGCGGTCCTGCTGATCGTCTGCCTGGTGCCGTTCCTGGCCGCCCATCGCGACATCGCCTTCAACGCCGAGGCACCGCTCAGCATCGGGGAACTGCTCGTATCGATGGGCAGCTCGCTCAGGAACCGGGAATTCGCCTGGGCCTTCGGCGGACGGCTCCTGGTGAATCTGGCGAACTCGCTGGGCACGTGTTACACGCTCTACTTCCTCACCGACGATCTCAAAGTCACCGATCCGGCCGGCAGCCTGCTGGTCTGCACCGTTCTCTATCTCCTGGCCGGCCTTGTGGCCACCGCCGCCGCCGGTGTGCTGTCCGACCGCCTCGGCCGACGACGGATCTTCGTCGCCCTGGCGGCGCTGCTCCAGGCTGCTTCCGGCTTCCTGCTGGCGAGCGCCCCGAGCCTCACCGTCATGATGGTGGCATCCGCTCTCATGGGCGGCGGCTTCGGTGCGTACATGGCCGTCGACCAGGCTCTGATCACACAAGTACTCCCCGACGCCGAGAGTCGGGCCAAGGACCTCGGCATCATGAACATCGGCTCGGTCGTTCCCCCGGCAATCGCCCCGTTGATCGCCGGAGCGATCATCAGTTCGCAACACGGCTACCCGCTTCTCTTCGCGCTCGTGGGTGCGGCCGCCGCCGTCGGAGCGCTCCTTGTGTACCGCATCCGTTCCGTCCGCTAG
- a CDS encoding amino acid deaminase/aldolase, whose product MAGFSEVRMAQLEWATQHLDPPFAVVDLDAFDANAGDLVHRAGGRATIRLASKSVRSRDLIQRVLRRQGYRGILAFTLPEALWLAEDHEDVVIGYPTADRTALQQLAKDERAASRITLMIDSVAQLDFIDEAIGAARPPLRLCIDLDASLELAGGRIHLGPYRSPVHTPHQAVTLARAIQSRQGFHLAGVMSYEGQIAGMGDNQPGSPLKRAALRAMQRLSARELADRRAAAIAAVETVAPLEFVNGGGTGSVEQTSAEHVITEIGAGSGLYGPGLFDFYRRFRPRPAAYFVMSVVRRPTDEIATVLGGGWVASGPPGRDRLPSLSWPRGLRMNPLEGAGEVQTPVLGPAAHGLRLGDHVWFRHAKAGELCERVNTLHLVSGSEIVGQAPTYRGEGHAFL is encoded by the coding sequence ATGGCCGGATTCAGCGAGGTCCGGATGGCCCAACTGGAGTGGGCCACCCAGCACTTGGATCCGCCGTTCGCCGTGGTGGACCTCGATGCCTTCGACGCCAACGCCGGCGATCTGGTGCACCGCGCGGGCGGCCGCGCCACGATCCGCCTGGCCAGCAAGTCGGTCCGCAGCCGCGACCTGATCCAGCGCGTCCTCCGGCGCCAGGGCTACCGGGGCATTCTCGCCTTTACCCTGCCCGAAGCCCTGTGGCTGGCCGAGGACCACGAGGACGTGGTCATCGGCTACCCGACCGCGGACCGCACCGCGTTGCAGCAGCTGGCCAAGGACGAGCGGGCGGCCTCACGCATCACCCTCATGATCGACTCCGTCGCCCAGCTGGACTTCATCGACGAGGCCATCGGTGCCGCCCGCCCCCCTCTGCGGCTGTGCATCGATCTGGACGCCTCCCTGGAACTGGCCGGCGGGCGCATCCACCTGGGCCCCTACCGCTCTCCCGTGCACACCCCGCACCAGGCCGTCACGCTTGCCCGGGCGATCCAGAGCCGTCAGGGGTTCCACCTGGCCGGGGTCATGTCCTACGAAGGACAGATCGCCGGCATGGGTGACAACCAGCCCGGATCCCCTCTCAAGCGCGCTGCACTCCGTGCCATGCAGCGTCTGTCGGCACGTGAACTGGCCGACCGGCGCGCCGCCGCGATCGCCGCAGTCGAGACCGTCGCCCCGCTGGAGTTCGTCAACGGCGGCGGCACCGGCTCCGTGGAGCAGACCTCGGCCGAGCACGTCATCACCGAGATCGGCGCGGGTTCGGGCCTGTACGGACCGGGGTTGTTCGACTTCTACCGACGCTTCCGTCCCCGGCCCGCCGCCTACTTCGTCATGTCGGTCGTACGCCGTCCCACGGACGAGATCGCCACCGTACTCGGGGGCGGTTGGGTCGCCTCCGGCCCGCCCGGCCGCGACCGCCTGCCCAGTCTCAGCTGGCCCCGGGGCCTGCGGATGAATCCGCTGGAAGGAGCGGGGGAAGTGCAGACACCGGTGCTCGGTCCGGCAGCTCACGGGCTGCGCCTCGGCGACCACGTGTGGTTCCGGCACGCCAAAGCCGGCGAACTGTGCGAGCGGGTGAACACCCTCCACCTGGTGTCCGGCAGCGAAATCGTCGGCCAGGCCCCCACGTACCGGGGTGAAGGGCACGCCTTCCTCTGA
- a CDS encoding SDR family NAD(P)-dependent oxidoreductase, translating to MSEVSENSRVLLVTGAASGIGAAIAQSAVARGHRVMLSDVNEQAVRARALSLGSRAAGCVLDIRNPAAWVKAFEATEAAFGAVDVLVNNAGITHTGHASDLGPQQHRNILEVNLLGAITGTCTAIERMTVQGRGHIITVCSMTSFLPLPGYATYCGSKHGLRAFHHSVALEERDGPLDFTIIHPPSTRTDMLEQELADPACAISFAEKSYAPEEIAKTVVDAIVSKPVEVVFPPLGGRVQRIAGVFPRLMRWVIPLAEAKGRKQRERIIAPSGRRRSDAARPSDRSTI from the coding sequence ATGAGCGAAGTGTCTGAAAACAGCCGGGTCCTTCTCGTCACCGGCGCAGCCTCCGGCATCGGGGCCGCGATCGCGCAGTCGGCGGTCGCACGCGGTCACCGCGTGATGCTGTCCGATGTCAACGAGCAGGCGGTACGGGCCAGGGCGCTCAGTCTGGGCAGCCGGGCCGCCGGCTGTGTCCTGGACATCCGGAATCCGGCGGCTTGGGTCAAGGCCTTCGAAGCAACGGAGGCCGCGTTCGGAGCCGTCGACGTGCTGGTCAACAACGCCGGCATCACCCACACCGGTCACGCAAGTGACCTCGGCCCCCAACAGCACCGCAACATCCTGGAGGTCAACCTGCTCGGCGCCATCACCGGCACCTGCACGGCGATCGAGCGGATGACCGTGCAGGGCCGCGGCCACATCATCACCGTCTGCAGCATGACGTCGTTCCTCCCGCTGCCCGGATACGCGACGTACTGCGGCTCGAAGCACGGGCTGCGGGCCTTCCATCACAGCGTGGCCCTGGAGGAACGCGACGGGCCACTGGACTTCACGATCATTCATCCTCCGTCCACGCGCACGGACATGCTTGAGCAGGAACTGGCCGACCCCGCTTGCGCCATCTCCTTCGCCGAGAAGTCCTACGCACCGGAGGAGATCGCCAAGACCGTCGTCGACGCGATCGTCTCCAAGCCGGTCGAGGTCGTGTTCCCTCCCCTGGGCGGACGCGTCCAGCGGATCGCCGGCGTCTTCCCCCGCCTGATGCGATGGGTGATCCCGCTCGCCGAGGCCAAGGGAAGAAAGCAACGAGAGCGGATCATCGCCCCCAGCGGCCGCCGCCGGTCCGATGCGGCGCGGCCTTCGGACCGCTCGACCATCTGA
- a CDS encoding SMP-30/gluconolactonase/LRE family protein, with the protein MKRTTSLALSGFGVPESLRWHQGALWFSDLAHGTVHRWDGTGEAETVLKVPGRAGGLGWLPDGRMLVASMDGGVVYRLEADGELVEHADLRHLVGGPVNDMLVDPHGRAYVGNFGFDYHAFAREHANAMLYAPPGPTKAPIACLAADGTLLGVTEPVLFPNGCVLTADGTTMVAAETLAMRLTAFPVLPDGTLGEPRPWAPLISPFLWHAVNHPGLLGRITRRISALLDHPAIAKRSASPIAPDGIAWHSDGETMWIANALRGECVHVAEGGRVLDRVTTSQNTLSCLVAGQDGRTLFAATVPTDDPVRAAELNGGRIEMLRL; encoded by the coding sequence ATGAAACGGACGACATCACTCGCGTTGAGCGGCTTCGGCGTTCCCGAGTCACTGCGCTGGCATCAGGGAGCCCTGTGGTTCTCCGACCTGGCACACGGCACGGTGCACCGCTGGGACGGCACGGGAGAGGCCGAGACGGTCCTCAAGGTTCCCGGCCGGGCCGGCGGACTCGGCTGGCTTCCGGACGGGCGCATGCTCGTCGCCTCCATGGACGGAGGCGTCGTGTACCGACTGGAAGCGGACGGCGAGCTCGTCGAGCACGCGGATCTGCGGCACCTTGTCGGCGGCCCGGTCAACGACATGCTCGTCGACCCGCACGGGCGTGCATACGTGGGCAACTTCGGCTTTGACTACCACGCGTTCGCCCGCGAGCACGCGAACGCCATGCTCTACGCGCCGCCCGGCCCGACGAAGGCGCCGATCGCGTGCCTGGCTGCGGACGGGACCCTGCTCGGGGTGACCGAGCCGGTGCTCTTCCCCAACGGATGCGTCCTGACGGCCGACGGCACCACCATGGTGGCGGCCGAAACCCTGGCCATGCGGCTCACCGCCTTCCCCGTGCTCCCCGACGGCACACTCGGGGAGCCGCGCCCCTGGGCCCCGCTGATCTCACCGTTCCTGTGGCATGCGGTGAACCATCCGGGGCTTCTCGGCCGGATCACCCGCAGGATCTCGGCACTCTTGGACCACCCGGCCATCGCCAAGCGCTCCGCCTCACCGATCGCCCCCGACGGCATCGCCTGGCACAGCGACGGCGAGACGATGTGGATCGCGAACGCACTGCGCGGCGAATGCGTGCACGTGGCCGAGGGCGGCCGCGTCCTCGACCGGGTCACGACGAGCCAGAACACCCTGAGCTGCCTGGTCGCAGGTCAAGACGGGCGCACCCTGTTCGCCGCGACCGTGCCGACCGACGATCCCGTCCGTGCCGCAGAGCTGAACGGTGGCCGCATCGAGATGCTCCGGCTGTGA
- a CDS encoding aldehyde dehydrogenase family protein — protein sequence MAQTRSLTPDGARADAHIAVDNPATGAVVGHAADASAQEVAQAVARARQAQPGWAELSARSRAEFFTRGRQWLLTHRQEIIDSIVAENGKTEEDAIVEIVYCVSAFAYWAKRARHHLADTKIRSLSPFVLGRSMYTRRVPLGVVGVIGPWNNPLINSFGDAIPALAAGNAVVLKPSEYTPLTALLMEKMTRECGWPKDVFQVVTGAGATGQALVDTADFVMFTGSTKTGRAVAARAGERLVPCSLELGGKDALIVLADASLERAVNVTLHGALCNGGQMCTSVERVYVEEPVYDAFVARLRQRFEEVTSGRPAGLGSTDVGAMTFPPQMSIVEDHVKDAVSRGARVLVGGHAAPGPGRFFEPTLLVDVDHTMKCMREETFGPTLPVMKVASAEEAVRLVNDSTYGLQASIISSNMKRARHLAERLEAGCVTINDAQTNYMAFGLPMGGWKESGLGVRHGAEGIRKYTRLQAVSVNRFPTRRDLHMIPFDPSAYRSILRLVDLMYGNRLRRRSK from the coding sequence GTGGCTCAGACTCGATCGCTCACGCCCGACGGCGCCCGGGCGGACGCACACATCGCAGTGGACAACCCGGCCACCGGAGCAGTGGTCGGCCATGCCGCAGACGCGTCGGCGCAGGAGGTGGCGCAAGCGGTCGCACGAGCCCGACAGGCACAGCCGGGCTGGGCTGAACTGAGCGCCCGAAGCCGTGCGGAATTCTTCACGCGTGGTCGCCAGTGGCTGCTGACTCACCGGCAGGAGATCATCGACTCCATCGTCGCGGAGAACGGCAAGACCGAAGAGGACGCGATCGTCGAGATCGTCTACTGCGTCAGCGCCTTCGCCTACTGGGCCAAGCGAGCACGGCACCACCTCGCCGACACGAAGATCCGCTCGCTCTCGCCGTTCGTACTCGGCCGCAGCATGTACACCCGGCGGGTCCCCCTCGGTGTCGTCGGAGTCATCGGCCCCTGGAACAACCCGTTGATCAACTCCTTCGGTGACGCCATCCCCGCCCTGGCCGCCGGCAACGCCGTCGTCCTCAAACCCTCGGAGTACACACCGCTGACCGCGCTGCTCATGGAGAAGATGACCCGTGAGTGCGGCTGGCCCAAGGACGTCTTCCAGGTCGTGACCGGCGCCGGCGCCACCGGCCAGGCCCTGGTCGACACCGCCGACTTCGTGATGTTCACCGGATCCACGAAGACCGGCCGGGCCGTCGCCGCGCGGGCGGGCGAGCGGCTCGTCCCGTGCTCACTCGAACTCGGCGGCAAGGACGCTCTGATCGTGCTGGCCGATGCCTCGCTGGAGCGGGCGGTGAACGTCACCCTGCACGGTGCTCTGTGCAACGGGGGGCAGATGTGCACCTCGGTGGAGCGCGTCTACGTCGAGGAGCCGGTGTACGACGCGTTCGTCGCCAGGCTGCGCCAGCGGTTCGAGGAGGTCACCTCCGGCAGGCCGGCAGGGCTGGGCAGCACCGATGTGGGCGCCATGACCTTCCCGCCTCAGATGTCGATCGTCGAGGACCACGTCAAGGACGCCGTGAGCCGAGGAGCGCGCGTCCTCGTGGGGGGCCACGCCGCCCCCGGCCCGGGCCGGTTCTTCGAACCAACGCTGCTCGTCGACGTCGACCACACCATGAAATGCATGCGTGAGGAGACCTTCGGACCCACGCTGCCCGTGATGAAGGTCGCAAGTGCCGAGGAGGCCGTCCGGCTCGTCAACGACAGCACCTACGGCCTGCAGGCCTCCATCATCAGCTCGAACATGAAGCGTGCCCGACACCTCGCGGAGCGTCTCGAGGCAGGCTGCGTCACCATCAACGACGCCCAGACCAACTACATGGCCTTCGGCCTGCCCATGGGCGGCTGGAAGGAGTCGGGCCTCGGCGTACGGCACGGCGCCGAAGGAATCCGCAAGTACACCAGGCTCCAGGCCGTCAGCGTGAACCGCTTCCCGACCCGCCGCGACCTTCACATGATCCCGTTCGACCCCTCGGCCTACCGGTCCATCCTGCGCCTGGTGGACCTCATGTACGGCAACCGCCTGCGCCGCCGGAGCAAGTAA
- a CDS encoding class II aldolase/adducin family protein — protein sequence MTTTPAAPHMSVGAMPEGVTLPLPQQNLSTEEERQVRKQELAAAFRLFARFGFSEGVAGHITARDPENPSAFWVNPFGMSFSQIRVSDLILVDHDGKLLEGKRPVNNAAFCIHSEVHRARPDAVAAAHTHSLHGKAFSSLGVPLEPITQDACAFFEDHGIYSDYRGVVNDTEEGRRIGVALGKGKAVVLQNHGLLTVGASVAEAAWYFITMERSCQAQLLAMAAGEPKLIDAETARMVRDQISGPLPGWFQFRPLWDQITAEQPDLFD from the coding sequence ATGACCACGACACCCGCCGCCCCGCACATGTCCGTCGGCGCCATGCCCGAGGGCGTCACCCTGCCGCTGCCCCAGCAGAACCTGAGCACCGAGGAGGAGCGTCAGGTCCGCAAGCAGGAACTCGCGGCCGCCTTCCGCCTGTTCGCTCGCTTCGGCTTCTCCGAGGGCGTGGCCGGACACATCACGGCCCGCGATCCGGAGAACCCCTCGGCCTTCTGGGTCAACCCCTTCGGGATGTCGTTCAGCCAGATCCGCGTCTCCGACCTGATCCTCGTCGACCATGACGGCAAGCTCCTGGAGGGCAAGCGCCCGGTCAACAACGCTGCGTTCTGTATCCACTCCGAGGTGCACCGGGCCAGGCCGGATGCGGTCGCGGCCGCACACACCCACTCCCTGCACGGCAAGGCCTTCTCCAGCCTCGGCGTCCCGCTCGAGCCGATCACCCAGGACGCCTGTGCCTTCTTCGAGGACCACGGCATCTACTCCGACTACCGCGGAGTGGTGAACGACACCGAGGAAGGCCGACGGATCGGTGTGGCGCTGGGCAAGGGAAAGGCCGTCGTTCTGCAGAACCACGGGCTGCTCACGGTCGGGGCCTCCGTCGCCGAGGCGGCCTGGTACTTCATCACCATGGAACGCTCCTGCCAGGCGCAGCTGCTGGCCATGGCCGCGGGTGAACCGAAGCTCATCGATGCGGAAACGGCGCGGATGGTGAGGGACCAGATCTCCGGCCCCCTCCCGGGCTGGTTCCAGTTCCGCCCCCTGTGGGACCAGATCACCGCGGAACAGCCCGACCTGTTCGACTGA
- a CDS encoding TetR/AcrR family transcriptional regulator, protein MAAKDRREELIAAAFRVMVRDGVVKTTTRAVVNEAKMPLGVFHYCFNSREELLQEVITRITDSGVAKARNVFEGEGDLGARIARSLYAFWEGVELSPGEHQVGYELAHYALRQEGFEDLARRQYEHYLEVHEQLLAEAAESAGIKWTVPLPVLARYLNAVLDGVTLCWLADRNSENTREVLRLTGEHLVSLAAKEA, encoded by the coding sequence ATGGCAGCGAAGGATCGACGGGAAGAACTCATCGCCGCGGCGTTCCGCGTCATGGTCCGCGACGGAGTCGTCAAGACCACGACACGCGCTGTCGTCAACGAGGCGAAGATGCCGCTGGGCGTTTTCCACTACTGCTTCAACTCACGTGAGGAACTCCTCCAGGAAGTCATCACCCGTATCACGGACAGCGGCGTGGCCAAGGCCCGGAACGTGTTCGAGGGAGAGGGCGACCTCGGCGCACGCATCGCCAGGAGCCTCTACGCCTTCTGGGAGGGAGTTGAGCTCAGCCCGGGAGAGCATCAGGTGGGGTACGAACTCGCCCATTACGCGTTGCGCCAGGAGGGCTTTGAGGATCTGGCCCGCCGGCAGTACGAGCATTACCTGGAAGTCCATGAGCAGCTCCTGGCTGAAGCTGCCGAGAGCGCGGGCATCAAGTGGACGGTGCCCCTTCCCGTTCTGGCCCGCTACCTCAACGCGGTGCTGGACGGTGTCACGCTGTGCTGGCTGGCAGACCGTAACAGCGAGAACACCCGTGAGGTGCTCCGCCTGACCGGCGAGCACCTCGTGAGCCTCGCCGCCAAGGAGGCGTGA
- a CDS encoding helix-turn-helix domain-containing protein — MKWNLRMVAAQRDLWRPTEVLAAFQQVGFNPSLSKVAALWSGTPVTVRLYDLDKMCAALNCTVADLLQAEPLAAGQAAPEVGQRAVGAEEQPSAGPVRPVPRGRRGAGPRSLPPS, encoded by the coding sequence GTGAAATGGAATCTGCGGATGGTGGCCGCCCAGCGGGACCTGTGGCGGCCGACCGAGGTGCTCGCCGCTTTTCAGCAGGTCGGGTTCAACCCGTCGCTGAGCAAGGTGGCCGCACTATGGAGCGGTACGCCGGTCACGGTGCGCCTCTATGACCTGGACAAGATGTGCGCCGCACTGAACTGCACGGTCGCCGACCTGCTCCAGGCTGAGCCGCTCGCGGCGGGCCAGGCCGCGCCGGAGGTCGGCCAACGGGCCGTCGGCGCCGAGGAACAGCCGTCGGCGGGCCCGGTGCGGCCGGTGCCTCGCGGCCGTCGTGGTGCCGGTCCACGCTCGCTCCCGCCGAGCTGA